The genomic window TCTGGTGATTTCTTCCTTAAAACATTAAATACAAACGATTAATATTTTATAAATTATCTTAAAAATGAATACAAAAACCAAAATTTCAATAATGATCCTAATGGGATTTTTAGCAGTTACTTCTTGCGGTAAAAAAGAAACAGCTCCAGCTGATCAGACAGAAACGACTGAACCTTCTACTGAAGGAGAAGCTGCGCCAGTAACGTCGACAGAAGAAAATGTGCTAATTATTGAAGGAAATGATCAAATGCAGTTTAATACAAGTGAATTACACGCTGTTGCTGGAAAGCCAATCAAATTGACTTTGAAACATGTTGGGAAAATTCCAAAAGAAGCAATGGGACATAATTTAGTAATATTACAAGAGGGAACAGACCAATCTGCTTTTGCGCTTAAGGCGAATGATGCAAAAGCAACCGATTATATTCCAGAATCTGAAAAAGCTTCAGTTATCGCTCACACGAAATTGTTAGGCGGTGGAGAAGAAGATACAATCGAGTTTACAATTGATAAAAAAGGATCATACCCATTTATATGCTCT from Flavobacterium fluviale includes these protein-coding regions:
- the azu gene encoding azurin gives rise to the protein MNTKTKISIMILMGFLAVTSCGKKETAPADQTETTEPSTEGEAAPVTSTEENVLIIEGNDQMQFNTSELHAVAGKPIKLTLKHVGKIPKEAMGHNLVILQEGTDQSAFALKANDAKATDYIPESEKASVIAHTKLLGGGEEDTIEFTIDKKGSYPFICSFPGHVAMMKGVLIVE